One window of Benincasa hispida cultivar B227 unplaced genomic scaffold, ASM972705v1 Contig678, whole genome shotgun sequence genomic DNA carries:
- the LOC120069917 gene encoding trophinin-like: MQGDVRGVHALAGCGSTIKSSACTTCDGFGSTVKSGACTAATGCGSTVNSGACTAAAGFGSKVKSVACTATPGCGSTVRSSACTSGAGFGITVKTGACTTAAGCGSTVKSGACTATTRGPSPRMQGDIKSGSCTATTGCGSMVNSSACTAGAGFGSMVKSGACTAAARCGSTIKGCACTAAAGFGNSVKSCTCTAAAGCGSTVKGGACTATTGFGSTVKSGAFIAAAAYGSTVKSGSCTIDVGCGSTIMSGICTATVGCRSTVKSSACTAAAGCGSMMKSDGCTTNIGCNDMIKNGGCNACAGCGIMA; this comes from the coding sequence ATGCAAGGCGATGTAAGAGGGGTGCATGCTCTCGCTGGATGTGGAAGCACGATAAAGAGCAGTGCATGCACTACATGTGATGGGTTTGGAAGCACGGTAAAAAGCGGTGCATGCACTGCTGCTACTGGGTGTGGAAGCACTGTAAACAGCGGTGCATGCACTGCTGCTGCTGGGTTTGGAAGCAAGGTAAAGAGTGTTGCATGCACTGCTACTCCTGGGTGTGGAAGCACGGTAAGGAGCAGTGCATGCACTTCTGGTGCTGGGTTTGGAATCACTGTAAAGACCGGTGCATGTACTACTGCTGCTGGGTGTGGAAGCACTGTAAAGAGCGGTGCATGCACTGCTACTACTAGAGGCCCATCTCCTCGCATGCAAGGCGATATAAAGAGCGGTTCATGCACTGCTACAACTGGGTGTGGAAGCATGGTAAACAGCAGTGCATGCACTGCTGGTGCTGGGTTTGGAAGCATGGTAAAGAGCGGTGCATGCACTGCTGCTGCTCGTTGTGGAAGCACTATAAAGGGCTGTGCATGCACTGCTGCTGCTGGGTTTGGAAACTCGGTAAAGAGCTGTACATGCACTGCTGCTGCTGGGTGTGGGAGCACGGTAAAGGGTGGTGCATGCACTGCTACTACTGGGTTTGGAAGCACGGTAAAAAGCGGTGCATTCATTGCTGCTGCTGCGTATGGAAGCACGGTAAAGAGTGGTTCATGCACTATTGATGTTGGGTGTGGAAGCACGATAATGAGCGGTATATGCACTGCTACTGTTGGGTGTCGAAGTACGGTAAAGAGCAGTGCATGTACTGCTGCTGCCGGGTGCGGAAGCATGATGAAGAGCGATGGGTGCACTACTAATATTGGGTGCAATGATATGATAAAGAACGGTGGATGCAATGCTTGTGCTGGATGTGGAATCATGGCCTAA